From the genome of Carassius gibelio isolate Cgi1373 ecotype wild population from Czech Republic chromosome A18, carGib1.2-hapl.c, whole genome shotgun sequence:
gacactctaatttattgagaagcacctgtagctGTTATGTAAACCAAAGTATTAtcaattttaatgtttcaaaaacaacaacaaaaaacaactaaGTAATCAAATAGTGACTAGTGAAATTACTATTTAGATACTGATTCCCGTAGTGGCTAGTGTCTATTTAATCTATCCCTCAAGTTAAAACTAGTGTCTACGACAACTAGAATAGACACTAGAATTTGTTTAAATAGCTACAAGTAAAACTGCAACAGGTTCGAGGCGAGCGTCtggaaaacaaacaataaatatctAAACCAGAGATTCCCACAGAATTCAATGGCAATACAATTTGTTACCAGCAAAAATGAAATAACTTATCACTAACAAGGGTGGTGGCAGGTGgcaaagaaataaaaactattatgtaCATTAATTTCGAACTCATAATAGAATTTACAACAAAAGAAGCTATTGGTATGGCAAGCGCTTAACTAGCTCTCCACATCGTTTGTTTTGAATAGACGCCAGATACATGGATCTGCTAGAGTGAAGTGTTTCTGAAATATAAAGTACGATTCTTTCCAGGAAATACAGAAAATGAGAGTACACTCACCATACTGTACCATATGCCCCGGTCCCCACCTGTTTCAGATCTCTGTATCTCTCCGGTACCTcccaaattgttttatttacgtcCTGGCGATAATACCCAGGTCTTGATAGGTCAGACATATTGGTGAATGGCGCTTTAAATCTGCTTCCTCGAGTACCGCGACTGTGATTTCCAGGTTAACCTGAACTCTTGTTTATAGAACTCTACCTGTGCGCGTTCATAGACCGTGCGTGTCCGCGTAACCGCTCCCTCTCCGGCGTGGCCGTGTGTATGGCAAGCAGTTTTGACATAAAGCTGTTGTGTGTAAACCAAAGTTACATCCATTTTAATATTaccaatactttaaaaaataaattagtaagTATCCAAATAGCGACCAgtatatttcacagttttactaATATTCTAAGATAATAGGGTTCACTTTCCGTGGCAAAATAAGGCACAAGGACACAAATAATCAGTAAGGAACTCATAGCTCAACAATAAATCGTAAAAAAACATGCTCAAGTATgcagtgttcgaactataccgtgtcctctgggggagcccacttttttttggcgcggggggggggggggggtgcctcaaataaggacagctacaagtgtatgcactattattatattttatcgacacgagtgcctcaaaaaaggacTTACAATGACTTACAAAGATATATAACAGCTACAACTGTATATGCATTACTGTGtatactttatcgacacaaattgataggtcaaacAGCAAACAAACAGCCACCCACAAAAAgcctgtttatatatattttttctcaacTTGTTCTGAGCAGCGTTGCTTATTCCCCCATTAATCCACTCCTCAAACAAGTGCGTTCCAGGTAACTTCTCAGACAGAAGAATGTTTTTTGCATCCTTACAAGATATGCACCCCAAGCTTCTTacagtctctccactgctggctgttcAAGTTTAATGGGAGAGAACACTCGGAGCAAGAGGAGTTAGGATCGTgaccggtgtagcagtcgattctgttcccctcggaatgtgtttccctttacgcaaacatactacaattcttgcgtagttgccgagttactatacgtacgatcagaactagcgtgtgCAAGAAGCATGACTGGATATACGGCAAGtaaaatagttcaaaataccatcctaaatcctaaacttgaaaataaatttaagacgagaggtttttcaacttgaaatgtaaaaacataagacaaaaatgaCAGAACAACTGcgagatgaataaaaaaaaacagacattccgagcgGAACAGATTAGACTTCTACACCGGCCTCTGACGAGCTATTACGACTACAGCCAGAGATaacttttcttcagcttcttgGTTATCACAGTGAGCGCGCGGCGGGAGGTCTAATAAGTGTttgcagcaggtgaatcagtcgtgctATTAATGTcatcactacacaatttcttaataaaaccaaaattaattaaactgccttgttttctttttaccatTGCTATCATtgctatgatgctataactgcagAATGAATTAAGTACTTTGCGCGtgataaatggcctccaacgtttattttttCTACGAATATATGACGTACTAACGGGGAATTTGCCGCGCCCCCACACCTTGATGCTCATTACAAGAATAGCATGTATAGTAATCTTTATTGAAGtaaattaggttttaatcgccgtcatgcatgaatgaataatatttttgctattttacacTTAATAATCCATCATGATCACATTGCACAACTGAAATTGCacttcaaaatattcatattgtcaatattttttgagacccccccAAAATTTGCaatttctcgttttcaggggagcccatgtcttattaaggggagccgagctccccctagctcccccgtagttcgcactatgcAAGTATGTAAACTTGCAGCAGAAcgcattaatattgttattttaaatttgattataattattattattattattatttacagttttgCAGCTGTTACCTTGATTTAATCtcatcatttttaatatatatatttttttatttgcttgaaTTAGGACTACATTATGTAATCATTTGTCCAATTTTAATCTAAacaatttagcattttgttttactttttaaaatgccaAATTGTATGACATATatgattatttgtttatatatatttgactAATATCAATGATAAATTAATAGGGTctaacattaattatattaattaataatataataatttctaccAAGCTctgattttaataaaacattaggCCTATACCTTTAGAAGCAATTAATCATGGATCTGTCACTTTAAAGGTGTGGTTCATACAAAAATTTAATTAGTCATAATTTACCCAGGTTGTTCTAAACCTGCATAaagttctttcttctgttgaacataaaagaagatactttgaagaacatGTCTCAACTAAACAGCTGATGGTTGTagagtcaatggggaccagaaactgtttggttacccacattatttaaagtatcttcttttctgttcaacagaataaataaattattataggtTTGCAACAACTTGTGGGTGTATAAACGATGACAATTttaacttttgggtgaactgtccctttaagtccaCCGTAAGCAAGCTTCTCGGCAAATTGTGCGTTCATCATTAGTTACTGAGCAGATTCGTTGATAACTTTCCCATTCAGCCCTACAGTTCATCTTGTGAGAGCCTTGTGTTCAAAGGGAAGATGTGATCTCTAATGTTTTAAACTGTGCTTGTGTGAAAAGGCTTAATGGCACTCCCTCTGGAGACTCTGTCACTATGGAAACAAAGACACCAAAACCACCCACAAATTAACTCTTCTTAAggtccgttcacaccaagcacaataaccataaagataacgataaagatagaGTTCTAAatatcgttctcaatattaaagaatagcggagtccacaccaaaactataacaataaaggcaAAGAGAAACAAAATCGtttgaatcactttcagaacaattttttttttctgatgaacgataaaaacattgccaaccaatcataATCAATCCtcctgtaatgagctcgagaatttaaagcagcagacgcacatccgcttagaatacacagacaatatcgttcgctggtgtggacgctagtatcgttatttttatagttatcattcttggtgtgaacggcccTTTATACTTCTTATGAAATTGatttaattataattgttattagtattataaacTGAGCAAAATACTTATTTGTTTATTGAAATAGGTGTTGGCCTCTGTAAAATATGGGCCAAATTGCTTCTATTTAAGATGCAGTATTTAAAGAGatgtgctgcatttttttttttttttttgtgttgaaaaTGCTGCTATGTAAACACTCTCTCTGAAATTAACAGCTGATATCTGAACACAGATTCCCAAAGAAGTAAAAATGAGATAATTACTAGTGACAACtagtagtaattattattattattattatgtaattaatatgtAATACTACATTCTAGATGCTAACAGAATAAATACTTAGTATTCAAATTAATGTTAGCGAAATTGAAAATGTCTTCTAATCATTATTAAATTACTTActagtaattaaaaaaaggatGCGTCATAAAATATATGCCAGTTGGTTTAATGGAATAAATGTCAAAACAGCTTTCCATTCATGAGTAGCGTCACTGAGACAAAATAAGCAAGAACATGATCATCCTTCAGTGAATGTGTGAACTGATGCATGTTTGTTATTACAcagctttgaaaaacattaaaacgAGGGTTTTAGGAGTTCAATGTAATTGACACTGTTGAAATCTGCCTTATTATATTTAGGAGCATATCTGAACCTGTGTTAACATGTTACCTAAGTACTGGGCCCCAGGCACAGACAGACATTCCagcctaaatgaaaataaaagaagcAGCTTTCCCATAAACTCTCACCCAAATGTCTTTTACAACTGCaaaacatcatcttcacagaaatAATCGTGGTTTACAAAATTAGAACACATAGCTGCTATTTGTTATGTTTATTAAATGAGTACTTTATCTTAGAAATATTGCATATTCATAAGGGAAGTTCATAAAAATTACATAATGTCTGAGAATTTCTTCACAGTTGTTGAAAATCTATTCTTAAAGACATGAAagttcttttaattatttaaaaacaaaatggcaTTTCTGGAATAGACAGATCATATGAAAATACAGTGCTACCTCTGTTGGctccaaaattaaaatgtaaaaggtaCACTTCTAAAGTACTTAATCAATAAATCAGTGCTACATTCATATATAACTACATTATTTAAAACGAGACCCTTTAAGTAAGTGATTACATCTGTTTGTGCGTTTAAGCTTTGGAACTTGGTTGCTCAATGGCTTGTGCGTTTCACTTCAAATCTAAAGTAAAGGCATAATAACTTCTATCTTTCAGACTCAGACCTGTCATGGTTAGACTGGGGGTCTAAGTCATCATTTGAAACCAGTCAAATATACAGAGATAAATGTGCTGAATTATCATTTAGCCCCCTACACATTATCTTACTGCATGTTTTTAACTGGTAGACAGGAGTTTAATACCTCTTTTAATACCTTCAATGACACCTCAACAGTTTCTGCAGGATGATTCTGCTTAAATGAGCAGGTTAGTTGTCATGAAGGTTTTATGATGATCAGGTGACACAGATCTCATTGGCCCACACGGGGGGCTTGCTGTCATATGGGACGAGCACTCGAGCCTCTGCTCCTGAAGTATTCCCTTCTTCTCCAGTCTCATCTCTTTCTACTGAATCCACCACTCCTCCTCTTCCCACCCAGCCTGGCTTTTCAAGACCTTCCTGCACGGAGAATGGCTTTTCCAACACTTTCAGAACTCTCTGGACCTAATGAATTTGAGAAAAAGTTTAAATGCAGATTTTTAAGACTTTATGGAATTTATTCCATACAATAACATAAATTGAGAAATTATAAAaatcacaaacaaaaaacattaacttaaaaGACACCATaatatttataacctttttttgtgtgtttttgaagtctcttgataatattgtgaaatattacaatttacagCAAATGTTTAAACGATTttgatatatgtgaccctggaccacaaaaccagtcttaagtgtcaatttttcgaaattgagatttatacatcagcagaaagctgaataaaaaataaataaatcaatacttagaaaataacattaaaagctgtccaaatgaattcttagcaatgcatattactaatcaaaaagtttttatttttatggtaggaaatttacaaaatatcttcatggaacatgatcttcaatTAATATCCtcattatttttggcataaaagaaaaatctatcattttaaaccatacaatgttttttaggcttttgctaaaaatattccccagtgacttaaagggttagttcacacaaatattaaaattgtcattaataactcatccgCATGTCGTCCCAATCacatgagacctccgttcatcttcagaacacagtttaagatattttagatttagtcagagagctttctgtccctccattgaaaatgtatgtacggtatattgtccatgtccagaaaggttataaaaacatcatcaaagtagtccaatGTGACATAAGAGGGTcaattagaatttgttgaagcatcaaaaataaatttttgttcaaaaatagcaaaaacgaagactttattcagcattgtcttctcttccgtgtctgttgtgagtgcaaCTGCTAAAACAGTTGATGTACAACCCTGCTGGCGTGTTTTCTGGTGCCcacaataacaaagataacacatcagcagcgtcactgcagcgttgtgaacgcgctcacaacagaccctggacatggacagtagaccgtacacacagtttcaatggagggactgagagctcacagactaaatctaaaatatcttaaactgtgttcctaagatgaactgaggtctcacgggtttggaacgacatgagggtgagtcattaatgacatcattttcattttaagactggttttatggtccagggaTCACGCatgttaaaatgcaattttcagcagtcattaatccagtcttcagtgtcacatgattgttttattaaaaaaagttgtgctttgtgtgtttattttattttttcatttttattagatgaacagatatataaaataacaatttatttaaaaaaatcgtttataacaaatgtaaaattcctaaaatgtcacttttgatcaattgaatgtccTTATTGAATGAAAgcattcattttataaaaaaaaaaggaaaaagaaaaacaatagtgCATGTCTCTTAATAAAGagtaaaactaaaacaaagcTTGTAAGGGCCCACCTCTGAGAAGTCATCATTTTCAGCTGCCTCTACTGCATTCTGGGCGATGTAGTTTCTGAGAACCACATACGGGTTGTTGTTGTTCATCTCGCGTACTCTCTCCTCctgcagttctttcatatcaAGCCCTGATTCACACTCACAAGCAAGCCGCTGCCTTCGGAATTGGAGAGACAATAAGTGCAAAAGCACATTGTAGCAGGGAAAAATACTTATTCAATACTTTGAAGAATTCGATACTTCTTCAAGTCCTCTTAAGGTCTTGAAAAAACATtgctttacaatatatatatatacagtattgttcaaaataatagcagtacaatgtgactaaccagaataatcaaggtttttcgtatatttttttattgctacgtggcaaacaagttaccagtaggttcagtagattctcagaaaacaaatgagacccagcattcatgatatgcacgctcttaaggctgtgcaattgggcaattagttgaattagttgaaaggggtgtgttcaaaaaaatagcagtgtggcattcaatcactgaggtcatcaattttgtgaagaaacaggtgtgaatcaggtggcccctatttaaggatgaagccaacacttgttgaacatgcatttgaaagctgaggaaaatgggtcgttcaagacattgttcagaagaacagcgtactttgattaaaaagttgattagagaggggaaaacctataaagaggtgcaaaaaatgataggctgttcagctaaaatgatctccaatgccttaaaatggagagcaaaaccagagagacgtggaagaaaacggaagacaaccatcaaaatggatagaagaataaccagaatggcaaaggctcagccaatgatcacctccaggatgatcaaagacagtctggagttacctgtaagtactgtgacagttagaagacgtctgtgtgaagctaatctattttcaagaatcccccgcaaagtccctctgttaaaaaaaaggcatgtgcagaagaggttacaatttgccaaagaacacatcaactggcctaaagagaaatggaggaacattttgtggactgatgagagtaaaattgttctttttgggtccaagggccacaggcagtttgtgagacgacccccaaactctgaattcaagccacagtacacagtgaagacagtgaagcatggaggtgcaagcatcatgatatgggcatgtttctcctactatggtgttgggcctatttatcgcataccagggatcatggatcagtttgcatatgttaaaatacttgaagaggtcatgttgccctatgctgaagaggacatgcccttgaaatggttgtttcaacaagacaatgacccaaaacacactagtaaacgggcaaagtcttggttccaaaccaacaaaattaatgttatggagtggccagcccaatctccagaccttaatccaattgagaacttgtggggtgatatcaaaaatgctgtttctgaagcaaaaccaagaaatgtgaatgaattgtggaatgttgttaaagaatcatggagtggaataacagctgagaggtgccacaagttggttgactccatgccacacagatgtcaagcagttttaaaaaactgtggtcatacaactaaatattagtttagtgattcacaggattgctaaatcccagaaaaaaaaaatgtttgtacaaaatagttttgagtttgtacagtcaaaggtagacactgctattttttttaacacacccctttcaactaattgcccaattgcacagccttaagagcgtgcatatcatgaatgctgggtcttgtttgttttctgacaatctactgaacctactggtaacttgtttgccacgtagcaataaaaaatatactaaaaaccttgattattctggttagtcacattgtactgctattattttgaacaatactgtatatatatatatatatatatatatatatatatatatatatatatatatatattttttttttttttttttttttttaattgtcaactGGAAATGAATGCATCACATCAGAAGAATTCAAAGCTTCCTTTCTGTACCTGTATTTCTGTATCCAGCGGGACCAGTCTTCAGTCTGCTTGGCCCTTAGTTGTTCTGTAGTGGTGTCCATCAACTCCTTCAATCTTGAGAGCCTTTCCAGCTGCCTGGCGACTGTCTTCCTGTCTGAAATCATCTGGAACAGTGCAGGGTTACTCTGAGCCATGGAGAGCAGCATTGCAAGTTCACTATATTGAAGGAAAGAAAAGATCACTCAACATAAATatgcaaacaatttatttttcattttagaccATATTATCAGTTAGTTTtctttatatactattatatatactattatagataTTGTCagtcttcattttaattttagttttactaATTTTGATGAGTGCTTTTGTCACCtagtgttttagtttttattcttgtaaatatttatgtttctagttttagatttattttcttatttcaattgccagaaacatttaatatttttttacgtCAGCTTCATTTCAAATAACAAATACTTCGAAAGGGAAATGTAAAACTgttagttaacaataaaaacacttgaTTATTTTAGGCAAATCTGAAGGCCTGCCCAAATCTTTTTGCTCTGAACAGCAGTCCAAAAGTCTATTCCCACTTTAAAGTAGACGATGAAAACAGTGTGCCATTCTGCTTTTAGTtggtaaaacacatttttttacgAGCTTGAGGAAATAGTTTAATACACAATTAatcaatttacattttatatgctaaacatttctaaatacatacattaatctAAAGGTCTACGgttggttatttattttattataaaaaaaaaaattcagcaaggatgcattaaactgatcaaaagtgaccttaaaaacttacaaaaagtcttttcacaaaaacattaagcaccAAAACTCAGCACCAAAATTCagcattaataaataatcattaataatgtttcatgagcaccaaatcagcatattagaatgatttctgaaggatcacatgacactgaagactggagcaatgctgctgaaaattcagcttagccatcacagaaacacattacattttaaaatatagtaaaatattattttacattgtaataaatttcacaatataactgtttttactgtatattagatcaaataaatgcagccctggtgcgCATAAGAGCATgatctctttcaaaaacatttacaattctTCATGACTACAAACTTTTGCATGGTAGTGTACATGAGAATATACCCTGAGGTGTTACCGTGGATCCATGGTGGGTCTGTTTGCAGTTTTGAGCTCCTCTAGAGAGGCACACTGCTGCAGGAGAAGCTCTGTGGCTTGTTTTATAGCCTCACTTTCATCTTCCCCCTCCTGCTGTGGTGGGCAGGAAATCTGACTCAAGCTACGGAAAGTGTTGGTGAAATCCGCACCTAAGAGGCAGAAAAGGTAGAGAGAAATCAAAGACAGAATAAAATGATCCCACTTTTCTAATATATTTGACACATCAGGACATTTTACAGAACCGTGTATAACACAATTGCTCAAGGATGATCGTTCCTCATACTATCTTCATACCCGTGTTATGCATAGTCTGCATAAGCTCTGTGATGAGTGTCTCGTCCTCTGGTTCTTCCTTCCTCAGCAGACCCAGTTTCTTCCTCATGTTGCTCAGATAGAAGCCATTGTATAGAGGCAGGTACTCATCCAGCACCTGTTCGGCCCGGTCCGGAGGTAGATCAGGTTCCAGGGCTTCAGCGAGCCGAGCTAAATTCCAGCGGCAGATGGCCGGCTGGGCTTGGTAAGTATACCGGCCTGAAGCATCGGAAGCATTACAGATGAAATCTGGGTCAAaactagaaagaaaaaaacaacaacaaggaaATTGATGGTGATGAGCGCAAATGATTGTTAAACAGTGGGAATAATGTCAGACTTTACCGGTCCATGAAGCCGAAAGGCCCATAGTCCAAAGTCAGGCCCAGGATGCTCATGTTATCAGTATTGAGGACTCCATGACAGAAACCCACACACTGCCACTGAGCCACCAGCCTCGCTGTTCGTAAAGTAACCTAGTAATAAAAGTGCATATTCAAGTACATATAGAAAAGCACAATAAAGACGGAAAGTTATCTCTGATATCGAATGATTTATCTAAAATTCCCATATAAGATCCCATTATATCGTGTCTTATCTAAGCTTGATCTGCCATTATAA
Proteins encoded in this window:
- the LOC127934698 gene encoding protein adenylyltransferase SelO-1, mitochondrial-like isoform X3, with amino-acid sequence MAPAGVRLTRLSIICSGVVLRRSLSHAGMEDMGVNTSRSCLERLEFDNVALKKLPLDPSTELGVRQVRGACFSRVQPTPLKNPKSVAVSGPALALLGLDADEVLKDPLGPEYLSGSKVMPGSEPAAHCYCGHQFGQFAGQLGDGAACYLGEVKAPVDQSPELLLENPTGHWEIQVKGAGLTPYSRQADGRKVLRSSIREFLCSEAIFALGVPTTRAGSVVTSDSRVMRDVFYDGNPRMERCSVVLRIAPSFIRFGSFEIFKRADEFTGRQGPSYGHDEIRTQMLDYVIESFYPEIHQNHSDRIERNTAFFREVTLRTARLVAQWQCVGFCHGVLNTDNMSILGLTLDYGPFGFMDRFDPDFICNASDASGRYTYQAQPAICRWNLARLAEALEPDLPPDRAEQVLDEYLPLYNGFYLSNMRKKLGLLRKEEPEDETLITELMQTMHNTGADFTNTFRSLSQISCPPQQEGEDESEAIKQATELLLQQCASLEELKTANRPTMDPRELAMLLSMAQSNPALFQMISDRKTVARQLERLSRLKELMDTTTEQLRAKQTEDWSRWIQKYRQRLACECESGLDMKELQEERVREMNNNNPYVVLRNYIAQNAVEAAENDDFSEVQRVLKVLEKPFSVQEGLEKPGWVGRGGVVDSVERDETGEEGNTSGAEARVLVPYDSKPPVWANEICVTUSS
- the LOC127934698 gene encoding protein adenylyltransferase SelO-1, mitochondrial-like isoform X2, whose product is MEDMGVNTSRSCLERLEFDNVALKKLPLDPSTELGVRQVRGACFSRVQPTPLKNPKSVAVSGPALALLGLDADEVLKDPLGPEYLSGSKVMPGSEPAAHCYCGHQFGQFAGQLGDGAACYLGEVKAPVDQSPELLLENPTGHWEIQVKGAGLTPYSRQADGRKVLRSSIREFLCSEAIFALGVPTTRAGSVVTSDSRVMRDVFYDGNPRMERCSVVLRIAPSFIRFGSFEIFKRADEFTGRQGPSYGHDEIRTQMLDYVIESFYPEIHQNHSDRIERNTAFFREVTLRTARLVAQWQCVGFCHGVLNTDNMSILGLTLDYGPFGFMDRFDPDFICNASDASGRYTYQAQPAICRWNLARLAEALEPDLPPDRAEQVLDEYLPLYNGFYLSNMRKKLGLLRKEEPEDETLITELMQTMHNTGADFTNTFRSLSQISCPPQQEGEDESEAIKQATELLLQQCASLEELKTANRPTMDPRELAMLLSMAQSNPALFQMISDRKTVARQLERLSRLKELMDTTTEQLRAKQTEDWSRWIQKYRQRLACECESGLDMKELQEERVREMNNNNPYVVLRNYIAQNAVEAAENDDFSEVQRVLKVLEKPFSVQEGLEKPGWVGRGGVVDSVERDETGEEGNTSGAEARVLVPYDSKPPVWANEICVTUSS
- the LOC127934698 gene encoding protein adenylyltransferase SelO-1, mitochondrial-like isoform X1 — encoded protein: MAPAGVRLTRLSIICSGVVLRRSLSHAGMEDMGVNTSRSCLERLEFDNVALKKLPLDPSTELGVRQVRGACFSRVQPTPLKNPKSVAVSGPALALLGLDADEVLKDPLGPEYLSGSKVMPGSEPAAHCYCGHQFGQFAGQLGDGAACYLGEVKAPVDQSPELLLENPTGHWEIQVKGAGLTPYSRQADGRKVLRSSIREFLCSEAIFALGVPTTRAGSVVTSDSRVMRDVFYDGNPRMERCSVVLRIAPSFIRFGSFEIFKRADEFTGRQGPSYGHDEIRTQMLDYVIESFYPEIHQNHSDRIERNTAFFREVTLRTARLVAQWQCVGFCHGVLNTDNMSILGLTLDYGPFGFMDRFDPDFICNASDASGRYTYQAQPAICRWNLARLAEALEPDLPPDRAEQVLDEYLPLYNGFYLSNMRKKLGLLRKEEPEDETLITELMQTMHNTGADFTNTFRSLSQISCPPQQEGEDESEAIKQATELLLQQCASLEELKTANRPTMDPRELAMLLSMAQSNPALFQMISDRKTVARQLERLSRLKELMDTTTEQLRAKQTEDWSRWIQKYRQRLACECESGLDMKELQEERVREMNNNNPYVVLRNYIAQNAVEAAENDDFSEVQRVLKVLEKPFSVQEGLEKPGWVGRGGVVDSVERDETGEEGNTSGAEARVLVPYDSKPPVWANEICVT